A portion of the Prosthecobacter fusiformis genome contains these proteins:
- a CDS encoding DUF4381 family protein encodes MMNFWLAQAPAAPPLQPLPHPELPEVFLPPAPLPVWIFIVGALFLVALLALVLWLLLRPKPPMAVEPKRPWQQAMNALKELATRARGLPPGAVSAEVSEILRGYFLERYKIPAPFRTTHEIFQGGGIPATSQRLHRYAPLAELWDQLSFAPVPASADESMELVAKAMTHLEEDRP; translated from the coding sequence ATGATGAACTTTTGGTTAGCCCAGGCTCCGGCGGCCCCGCCGTTGCAGCCCTTGCCGCACCCGGAATTACCGGAGGTGTTTCTGCCGCCAGCACCGCTGCCGGTGTGGATTTTCATTGTGGGGGCGCTTTTTTTGGTGGCGCTGCTGGCTCTGGTGCTGTGGCTGCTGCTACGGCCGAAGCCGCCGATGGCGGTGGAGCCAAAGAGGCCGTGGCAGCAGGCGATGAATGCGCTGAAGGAGCTGGCGACCCGCGCCCGTGGACTGCCGCCGGGGGCGGTGAGTGCGGAGGTGTCTGAGATCCTGCGCGGGTATTTTCTGGAGCGGTACAAGATCCCGGCACCTTTCCGGACAACGCATGAAATTTTCCAGGGGGGCGGCATTCCGGCCACCTCCCAGCGCCTGCACCGGTATGCGCCGCTGGCGGAGCTGTGGGACCAGCTTTCCTTTGCGCCGGTACCGGCATCTGCGGATGAATCCATGGAACTGGTGGCGAAGGCGATGACGCATCTGGAGGAGGACCGGCCATGA
- a CDS encoding VWA domain-containing protein has translation MNIPFLRDIILERPEWLLALLALPLMMWWRGRIGKSPAVAFPTAFILRDLGFKAKSTHGGLTFGLILVSLAAAIVALARPQKVISHDEDNTEGIAICLTVDVSLSMLIEDFYIGGSPVNRLTAAKRVMRDFIRGRTSDRVGIVAFAGAPYQPCPLTLQRDWLESNLDRVQTGVMEDGTAIGSGLAMAARRLDKEKVPSKVIILLTDGANNSGKLSPLDAAKLAATLGQRIYTIAIGTPGVHMIPLPSGRIITSGRQEFDEGTLQEVARIGSGSFYMAQDLTALEEIFSTIDNLERTEIKRRSIVETEELFFVPAALAAALLGLALLLRLTFLNAAPVAVAT, from the coding sequence ATGAACATTCCCTTTTTAAGAGACATCATTCTGGAGCGGCCGGAGTGGCTACTGGCGCTGCTGGCGCTGCCGCTGATGATGTGGTGGCGCGGGCGCATTGGCAAATCGCCAGCGGTCGCTTTTCCGACGGCGTTTATCCTGCGGGATCTGGGTTTCAAGGCGAAGTCCACGCATGGCGGGCTGACCTTTGGCCTGATCCTAGTGAGCCTGGCAGCGGCGATTGTGGCCCTGGCACGTCCGCAGAAGGTGATCTCTCATGACGAGGACAATACGGAGGGCATCGCCATCTGCCTGACGGTGGATGTGTCCCTTTCGATGCTGATCGAGGACTTTTACATTGGCGGCTCGCCCGTGAACCGGCTTACGGCGGCAAAGCGGGTGATGCGAGATTTCATCCGTGGCCGGACGAGTGACCGGGTGGGCATCGTGGCCTTTGCGGGGGCACCGTATCAGCCGTGTCCGCTGACCTTGCAGCGGGATTGGTTGGAGTCTAATCTGGACCGGGTGCAGACCGGGGTGATGGAGGACGGTACGGCCATCGGCTCTGGGCTGGCGATGGCAGCGCGGCGGCTGGACAAGGAAAAGGTACCCAGCAAGGTGATCATCCTGCTGACGGACGGGGCGAACAACAGTGGCAAGCTGAGTCCGCTGGATGCGGCGAAGCTGGCGGCTACGCTGGGGCAGAGGATCTATACGATTGCCATTGGCACGCCAGGGGTGCACATGATCCCGCTGCCGAGCGGTCGCATCATTACCAGCGGCAGGCAGGAGTTCGATGAAGGGACGCTGCAAGAGGTGGCGCGGATCGGCAGTGGCAGCTTTTACATGGCGCAGGATTTGACGGCGCTGGAGGAGATCTTCAGCACGATCGACAACCTGGAGAGGACGGAGATCAAACGCCGCAGCATTGTGGAGACGGAGGAGCTGTTTTTCGTTCCTGCGGCACTGGCGGCTGCTCTGCTAGGGCTGGCGCTGCTGCTGCGTCTCACGTTTTTGAATGCCGCCCCGGTGGCGGTGGCTACCTGA
- a CDS encoding VWA domain-containing protein — MTRMTFANPDLLYFLLVLPVLAGLRLWSAMSAGQIVEKMTAPRLRHDLVVGVSSWRAGLIFGLQLAALGFFILAIAQPRWGEDKVIQVESGRNVILALDTSRSMLANDVAPDRMTRARLAAQDVLASLKTDRVGLIAFAGNAYLQAPLTTDHEAVVEAIQSLDFTSVPRGGSDLGKALKLAMDTFEKNPARNHGLILFSDGGEPNEQVREYALQAAKKNILVLTVGVGTEAGSLIPDPDPDRVGDYVRDRSGNVVKTTLQGGVLQEIATATRGRYLKLGSQPLAVSVVRDLLSALQAQTNEAKQLVKPLERFQWPLSIGVLLLMIAWSLRSSSPRRLAPVMALVFLGLGDVSATASDGPLLAAWGSVFERKKVTPEEAEEALKDGDHKRAADLFGKLIKEDPPESVRYRYAQALGYASHQSEDYDRAIGAFSKALESEETTVQKQAHQGLAHSLYDQGDRTLAKQPKFTLKTWRDSLKHFDAALKQDPENEPLKENREFVKKRLDELQKQIDQQEQKGDKGDKGDKKKGEKGEEGEEGEEGEDGEQDGKGKNDKDRSRKESLGKKKGEEKEEELPEGELQAANKGEPKEEEGEQAQEAEGSENETDDATGFSPNEARAFLRTYADDQKKAQIVRPRDPAANGKDW; from the coding sequence ATGACCCGCATGACTTTTGCCAATCCAGATTTGCTCTACTTTCTGCTAGTCCTGCCCGTGCTGGCGGGGCTGCGGCTGTGGTCTGCCATGAGCGCGGGCCAGATCGTGGAAAAGATGACGGCTCCGCGCCTGCGCCATGATCTGGTGGTGGGGGTTTCCTCCTGGCGTGCGGGGCTGATCTTTGGCCTGCAACTGGCGGCGCTGGGCTTTTTTATTCTGGCCATCGCGCAGCCGCGCTGGGGGGAGGACAAGGTCATCCAGGTGGAGTCCGGTAGGAATGTGATCCTGGCCCTGGATACATCCCGGTCCATGCTGGCCAATGATGTGGCACCGGATCGGATGACGCGGGCGCGGCTGGCGGCGCAGGATGTGCTGGCCTCGCTAAAAACGGACCGTGTGGGCCTCATCGCCTTTGCGGGAAATGCGTATTTGCAGGCACCGCTGACGACGGATCATGAGGCGGTGGTGGAGGCGATCCAGTCGCTGGATTTCACCTCGGTCCCGCGTGGGGGCAGTGACCTGGGGAAGGCGCTGAAGCTGGCGATGGACACGTTTGAAAAGAACCCGGCGCGTAACCATGGGCTGATCCTTTTCAGCGATGGCGGGGAGCCGAATGAGCAGGTGCGGGAGTATGCCCTGCAGGCGGCGAAGAAAAACATCCTGGTGCTGACCGTTGGCGTGGGCACGGAGGCGGGGTCTTTGATTCCAGATCCGGATCCGGACCGTGTGGGGGATTATGTGCGTGACCGGAGCGGGAATGTGGTGAAGACCACGCTACAGGGCGGGGTGCTACAGGAGATCGCGACGGCGACACGAGGGCGATATTTGAAACTGGGCTCGCAGCCATTGGCCGTATCCGTGGTGCGTGATCTACTTTCAGCCTTGCAGGCACAGACGAATGAGGCAAAGCAACTTGTGAAGCCTCTCGAACGTTTCCAATGGCCGTTGTCTATAGGTGTACTACTTCTTATGATTGCCTGGTCCCTCCGCTCTTCCTCCCCCCGCCGTCTAGCACCAGTGATGGCCCTCGTTTTTCTTGGGCTCGGCGACGTTTCTGCGACGGCTTCCGACGGACCTTTGTTGGCGGCCTGGGGTTCTGTTTTCGAGAGGAAAAAAGTGACTCCCGAAGAAGCTGAGGAAGCTCTGAAAGATGGGGATCACAAGCGGGCGGCGGATTTGTTTGGCAAGCTGATCAAGGAAGATCCGCCGGAGAGTGTGCGCTATCGTTATGCGCAGGCGCTGGGATATGCCTCGCATCAGTCGGAGGATTACGACCGCGCCATCGGGGCCTTTAGCAAGGCGCTGGAATCCGAGGAGACAACGGTGCAGAAGCAGGCACACCAGGGCCTGGCCCACAGCTTGTATGACCAAGGGGACCGGACCCTGGCCAAGCAGCCGAAATTTACCCTGAAGACCTGGAGAGACTCCTTGAAACACTTTGATGCTGCCTTGAAGCAGGATCCGGAAAATGAGCCGTTGAAGGAAAACCGTGAATTCGTGAAAAAGCGCCTGGATGAACTGCAGAAGCAGATCGATCAGCAAGAGCAGAAGGGTGACAAAGGGGACAAGGGCGATAAAAAGAAAGGTGAGAAGGGGGAGGAAGGTGAAGAGGGTGAGGAAGGCGAGGATGGAGAACAGGACGGCAAGGGCAAGAATGACAAGGACCGCAGCCGCAAGGAAAGCCTGGGCAAAAAGAAGGGTGAGGAGAAAGAAGAAGAACTGCCTGAGGGTGAGCTGCAAGCTGCCAACAAGGGAGAACCCAAGGAGGAAGAGGGCGAGCAGGCCCAAGAGGCTGAGGGCTCTGAAAATGAAACGGATGATGCCACCGGCTTCAGCCCCAATGAAGCGCGGGCCTTTCTGCGCACCTATGCGGATGATCAGAAGAAAGCGCAGATCGTGCGCCCGCGGGACCCGGCGGCCAACGGGAAGGACTGGTAA
- a CDS encoding BatD family protein, which translates to MMGSKTKLTCLPAPLLWLQAMAMLVIAGAAEAATIRAYVQPEKVRPNQVVSYVITVQDGSVERMSELRLPLQLIQNTAVSTSQQFSITNGRQTSSVRLTWGISASEPGDFVIPAQSLKVNGQMMTTNEVKLTVAQGGGDEAVAAADDANKPILQLELGKTEIYQGEVMPLNCTLYIPRQTPLRRIGLVDIEKSDFAIARFPQQNDQTTTTIDGVGYVVLTFRSTLSSLRTGELKVGPASMELLVEVPVEDSPRQNMFPPNFPPGFFPQMTEPRKVVVQSQPVTLRVLPMPAEGKPANFSGAVGDFILSASASPTELTVGDPVAVELMVEGTGNFDALNAPALTEESGWKSYPAKRYNIEGQLDQNQVPTLDRKVGYSQVFIPEAVHKELPPFEINFFSPTKKQYVTLKTEAIPLNMKPAPVTAASESAAGAAGEAVPLPPLLVPDPQPDITDILINPPATSRWLVPTGNLLLRSPTFWTVQAVPVGLLFLASFLAMARRRREALMAGRAGQLRAAWAGLDQGSVADGEFLRRAAQFIHTAKAGEPVQEPELKTILDRYEGSNFAAVASAPVTPEERRQITQTLSGLFNKALSKVTALVMLGLLCCGTLGAQEAKPEVATADAVYQEALEEMTKGNYARAQYLAESLTKKKPPQLSSEVFQLIGHARYRQEDPGRAVLWYQRAQLFDPRAPELRQNLRHLYEKLRFVSYPFESPLSQWSLWLTPNEWLILASAGFWLVLLSAAWRILVGRKGLPWAVAMSLIGIFIAVPATAFASIRPLGAERVRDISIVTMPEARAYTGATVTSGTVMDLPAGSQVRILEKRGAWNYVEIPNRPENLRGWVEGAAITPLWIWDEKMVP; encoded by the coding sequence ATGATGGGATCCAAGACAAAACTGACATGCCTCCCGGCTCCGCTCCTCTGGCTTCAGGCCATGGCCATGCTGGTCATCGCAGGTGCGGCAGAAGCCGCCACGATCCGTGCCTACGTGCAGCCTGAAAAGGTGCGGCCTAACCAAGTGGTGTCGTATGTCATCACGGTGCAGGACGGGAGTGTGGAGCGCATGTCTGAACTGCGGCTGCCGTTGCAGCTCATCCAGAACACGGCGGTTTCCACCTCCCAGCAGTTCAGCATCACCAATGGCCGGCAGACTTCCTCCGTGCGTTTAACCTGGGGCATCTCCGCCAGTGAGCCGGGGGATTTTGTCATCCCGGCCCAGAGCCTCAAGGTCAACGGCCAGATGATGACGACCAATGAGGTGAAGCTGACCGTGGCCCAAGGCGGCGGAGATGAGGCCGTGGCGGCCGCCGATGATGCGAACAAACCCATCCTGCAACTGGAGCTGGGCAAGACGGAAATTTATCAGGGGGAGGTGATGCCGCTGAACTGCACCCTGTACATTCCACGCCAGACGCCTCTGCGGCGCATCGGGCTCGTTGACATTGAAAAGAGTGATTTTGCCATCGCCCGCTTTCCCCAGCAGAATGACCAGACGACGACAACCATCGACGGCGTGGGCTACGTTGTTTTGACTTTCCGCAGCACGCTCTCCTCCCTGCGGACGGGGGAACTGAAGGTCGGCCCTGCTTCCATGGAGCTTCTGGTGGAAGTGCCGGTGGAAGACAGCCCGCGCCAGAACATGTTTCCGCCCAATTTCCCGCCGGGCTTTTTCCCTCAGATGACGGAGCCGCGCAAGGTGGTGGTCCAAAGCCAGCCGGTGACTTTGCGTGTGCTGCCCATGCCTGCGGAAGGCAAGCCTGCGAACTTTAGCGGAGCGGTGGGAGATTTCATCCTCAGCGCCAGCGCCAGCCCTACAGAGCTGACGGTGGGAGATCCGGTGGCCGTGGAACTGATGGTGGAAGGGACGGGCAATTTCGATGCGTTGAACGCTCCTGCATTAACGGAGGAAAGCGGTTGGAAATCCTATCCGGCGAAGCGGTACAACATCGAAGGTCAGCTTGATCAAAACCAGGTGCCGACCTTGGATCGCAAGGTGGGCTACTCGCAGGTCTTCATCCCGGAAGCGGTGCATAAGGAGCTGCCGCCCTTTGAAATCAATTTCTTTAGCCCGACCAAAAAGCAGTATGTGACGCTGAAGACGGAGGCCATCCCGCTGAACATGAAACCTGCCCCGGTGACTGCGGCCAGTGAGTCGGCAGCCGGTGCAGCCGGGGAGGCTGTGCCACTGCCGCCGCTGCTGGTGCCGGACCCGCAGCCGGACATTACGGATATTTTGATCAATCCACCTGCCACCTCGCGCTGGCTGGTGCCCACGGGGAATCTGCTGCTGCGCAGCCCGACTTTCTGGACGGTGCAGGCAGTGCCTGTGGGGCTGCTTTTCCTGGCCAGTTTCCTGGCGATGGCGCGCAGGCGTCGTGAGGCCCTCATGGCTGGCCGTGCGGGTCAGCTGCGTGCAGCCTGGGCAGGGCTGGATCAAGGGTCTGTGGCGGACGGTGAATTCCTGCGTCGTGCGGCCCAGTTCATTCACACGGCCAAGGCGGGTGAGCCTGTGCAGGAGCCGGAACTGAAGACCATCCTGGACCGGTATGAGGGCAGCAACTTTGCGGCGGTGGCATCTGCCCCAGTGACGCCGGAGGAGCGCCGCCAGATCACCCAGACACTGAGCGGACTGTTTAACAAGGCTCTTTCAAAAGTAACCGCGCTAGTGATGCTGGGACTGCTCTGCTGTGGCACCCTGGGTGCGCAGGAGGCTAAGCCGGAAGTGGCGACGGCGGATGCTGTTTATCAGGAAGCGCTGGAGGAAATGACCAAGGGCAACTATGCCCGTGCTCAGTATCTGGCTGAATCTCTGACGAAAAAGAAACCGCCGCAGCTCAGCTCTGAGGTGTTTCAGCTCATCGGCCATGCGCGTTATCGGCAGGAAGATCCAGGCCGTGCGGTGCTGTGGTATCAGCGGGCGCAGCTCTTTGATCCCCGTGCACCGGAGCTGAGGCAGAACCTGCGGCATCTGTATGAAAAACTACGTTTTGTTTCCTATCCCTTCGAGTCTCCGCTGAGCCAGTGGAGCCTTTGGCTGACGCCGAATGAATGGCTGATCCTTGCCAGTGCGGGTTTTTGGCTAGTGTTGCTTTCTGCTGCCTGGCGCATCCTGGTGGGGCGCAAGGGGCTGCCGTGGGCGGTGGCTATGTCCCTCATTGGGATCTTTATCGCGGTGCCTGCCACGGCCTTTGCCTCCATCCGCCCGCTGGGTGCGGAGAGGGTGCGGGACATCTCCATCGTGACGATGCCAGAGGCGCGTGCCTATACAGGGGCGACGGTGACCTCGGGCACCGTGATGGATCTGCCAGCTGGGTCTCAGGTGCGGATTCTGGAAAAACGCGGTGCGTGGAATTATGTGGAAATCCCCAACCGGCCTGAGAATCTGCGCGGCTGGGTGGAAGGCGCGGCCATTACGCCCCTGTGGATTTGGGATGAGAAAATGGTGCCCTGA
- a CDS encoding RNA polymerase sigma factor codes for MRRLVLGNRRRLMEFEHLVQEHYQGLYRFALSLAQREADAADLTQQTFLRWATRGFQLRDRSKAKTWLFTTLYREFLTGNRRAVRYPHVELADAEPELPVVQDRMTEVMDGQSALNALNQLDETYRVPLMLFYLQQHSYQEIASILDVPIGTVMSRLSRGKAQLREKLSDQSHGETLPSESPKVIPFEPAQSSRHG; via the coding sequence TTGCGCCGCCTTGTCTTAGGAAACCGTCGTCGCCTCATGGAGTTCGAGCACCTCGTCCAGGAGCATTACCAGGGGCTTTACCGCTTCGCGCTGAGCCTTGCCCAGCGGGAAGCGGACGCGGCGGACCTGACTCAGCAGACGTTTTTACGCTGGGCGACCCGGGGCTTCCAGCTTCGGGACCGCAGCAAGGCGAAGACCTGGCTCTTCACCACTCTTTACCGTGAATTTTTAACTGGGAACCGACGGGCAGTCCGTTATCCGCATGTGGAACTGGCAGATGCGGAGCCTGAACTGCCGGTGGTGCAGGATCGCATGACGGAGGTGATGGACGGCCAGTCCGCCCTGAATGCCCTGAACCAACTGGATGAAACGTACCGTGTCCCGCTCATGCTTTTTTACCTCCAGCAGCACAGTTACCAGGAGATCGCCAGCATCCTGGATGTGCCCATCGGCACGGTGATGTCTCGCCTCTCGCGAGGGAAAGCCCAGTTACGCGAAAAACTTTCTGACCAGAGCCACGGAGAGACCCTCCCGTCCGAATCCCCCAAAGTGATCCCCTTCGAACCCGCCCAATCCAGCCGCCATGGATGA
- a CDS encoding RrF2 family transcriptional regulator codes for MKLSRKAEYAMRALLAMARSPETSTFSIQDIATRERIPLKFLEQILLVLKNGGMLRSKRGVGGGYQFQKAPLRISLGEIVQLIDGPFEPLPCTALTDRPGGTCECGIPGGCGLGQVFGGLRDDVNAWLTRTTLADVLEREKARQLMSFEI; via the coding sequence ATGAAGCTCTCCCGCAAAGCCGAGTATGCCATGCGCGCCTTGCTGGCGATGGCCCGCTCGCCTGAGACATCCACCTTTTCCATTCAGGATATCGCCACCCGTGAGCGCATCCCCCTCAAATTCCTGGAGCAGATCCTCCTGGTGCTGAAAAATGGCGGTATGCTGCGCAGCAAGCGCGGCGTGGGCGGCGGCTACCAGTTTCAAAAAGCCCCTCTGCGCATCAGCCTGGGGGAGATCGTCCAGCTCATTGATGGCCCTTTTGAACCCCTGCCCTGCACTGCCCTGACGGACCGCCCAGGCGGCACCTGTGAATGCGGCATCCCCGGCGGCTGCGGCCTGGGGCAGGTCTTTGGCGGCCTGCGCGATGACGTCAATGCCTGGCTGACACGCACCACCCTGGCAGATGTGCTGGAGCGGGAAAAAGCCCGCCAGCTCATGTCATTCGAGATTTGA